In one Silene latifolia isolate original U9 population chromosome 10, ASM4854445v1, whole genome shotgun sequence genomic region, the following are encoded:
- the LOC141608441 gene encoding uncharacterized protein LOC141608441 — translation MPNIFRRLIGSNSKANASQQNREDDEVEDEEDPEPPSRRQENMQVTLSAARARPDHFWWDDEPIKKYVTWSFTRNTGDEYFTRWGEASNAQRQKMWSYFASHVRSIDPEYDPIPE, via the exons atgccgaacatttttcgccgtTTGATTGGGAGCAATAGTAAGGCAAATGCATCTCAACAGAATCGGGAGGACGACGAGGTTGAGGATGAGGAAGATCCTGAACCTCCATCACGAAGACAGGAGAACATGCAGGTGACTCTCTCAGCGGCCCGTGCTCGGCCAGATCATTTTTG gtgggatgacgaaccaatcaagaaatatgttacttggtcgttcacccgtaacacaggagatgagtacttcactaggtggggtgaagcgagtaacgcacagcgtcagaagatgtggagttactttgcg agtcatgtaagatccatcgatcccGAGTATGATCCTATTCCCGAGTAG